One genomic segment of Bacteroides caccae includes these proteins:
- a CDS encoding radical SAM protein has product MTVIFPSPIFGPVHSRRLGVSLGINLLPDDGKVCSFDCIYCECGFNAEHRTKKLLPTREEVRTALEEKLKDMQANGPAPDVLTFAGNGEPTAHPHFPEIIDDTLALRDKYFPKAKVSVLSNSTFIDRPAVFDALNKIDNNILKLDTVDEEYIHRLDRPNGKYSVKKIIEKMKEFKGNCIIQTMFLKGSYLGKDMDNTSDKFVLPWLEAVKEIAPRQVMIYTIDRETPDHDLQKATHEELDRIVELIKKAGIPATASY; this is encoded by the coding sequence ATGACTGTAATTTTTCCTTCACCCATTTTCGGTCCTGTTCATTCCCGCCGTTTGGGTGTTTCTTTGGGAATAAATTTATTACCGGACGACGGTAAAGTTTGTTCGTTCGATTGCATTTACTGTGAATGCGGCTTCAATGCCGAGCATCGTACAAAGAAGCTTCTTCCCACCCGTGAAGAGGTTCGTACAGCCCTTGAAGAAAAACTAAAAGATATGCAGGCAAATGGTCCTGCTCCCGATGTACTGACATTTGCCGGAAATGGTGAACCGACTGCACATCCCCATTTCCCGGAAATCATAGACGATACTCTTGCACTTCGGGACAAGTATTTTCCGAAAGCGAAAGTCAGTGTATTAAGTAATTCTACATTTATCGACCGCCCTGCTGTATTTGATGCACTGAATAAGATAGATAATAATATCTTGAAACTTGATACAGTGGATGAAGAATACATTCACCGGTTAGATCGTCCGAATGGAAAATATTCTGTAAAGAAGATTATCGAGAAGATGAAAGAATTCAAAGGAAACTGTATCATTCAAACTATGTTTCTCAAAGGGAGTTACCTGGGAAAGGATATGGATAATACCTCAGATAAGTTTGTACTTCCCTGGTTGGAGGCGGTAAAAGAAATCGCGCCCCGGCAAGTGATGATTTACACGATTGACCGTGAAACCCCTGATCATGATTTGCAGAAGGCAACTCACGAAGAGTTGGACCGGATTGTAGAATTGATTAAGAAAGCCGGCATTCCGGCAACAGCTTCTTATTAA
- a CDS encoding RNA polymerase sigma-70 factor, which produces MISKELIRRFKNGDEDAFSFLYKHYWEKVYGFTRLYLVSSEDIAEVVQEVFIKLWEARHLIDEEQPFEGFLFIITRNMIFNYSRKKLNYSFLKVTVLQAMEQEYEEENKLELSDLKKYLSVLISQLPPRQQEIFRMSREQNLTYKQIAEQLSISEKTVEYHMGLALKYLRKNLYLLSLFLSV; this is translated from the coding sequence ATGATATCTAAAGAGTTGATTAGAAGGTTTAAAAATGGAGATGAAGATGCTTTTTCATTTCTATATAAACATTACTGGGAAAAGGTCTATGGCTTTACCCGGCTTTATCTAGTTTCTTCTGAAGATATCGCAGAAGTGGTACAAGAGGTTTTCATCAAACTCTGGGAAGCAAGACATCTGATAGATGAAGAGCAGCCTTTTGAAGGGTTTCTTTTTATCATTACCCGTAATATGATTTTTAATTATTCACGCAAAAAATTAAACTACTCATTTCTGAAAGTTACTGTTCTACAAGCAATGGAACAAGAATATGAAGAAGAAAATAAGTTGGAATTATCCGATTTAAAAAAGTATCTTTCAGTACTAATATCACAATTACCTCCACGGCAGCAAGAAATCTTTCGCATGAGCCGGGAGCAAAACTTAACCTATAAACAAATTGCCGAGCAATTGTCTATCAGTGAAAAAACTGTAGAATATCATATGGGATTGGCATTAAAATACTTACGAAAAAATCTCTATTTGCTTTCTCTGTTTTTGTCTGTTTAA